The Oxyura jamaicensis isolate SHBP4307 breed ruddy duck chromosome 9, BPBGC_Ojam_1.0, whole genome shotgun sequence genome includes the window AGAACATTCCTGAGATTTTGACAGAGGGATGCTTAAAacaagcttgtttgtttgtctttaattaaataacTCTTTGAGATTCTTTTCCCCTCTAGTGTCCTTGGCTAGCAGATGTCTGCTTGGTTCAGTGTGCAAGGGGGGACAGGAAGAACAGCGCAAGCTGcatcatctttgaaataaacaaGTTTCTGATTGGGCTTGAGCTTGTTCAGGAGAGACAGCTGCAGATAGAAGCTCATGTCTCAAAGCCTGAGGATGACACAAACTGCTCAGTGTCCTCAATAGAAGAAGATTTCCTCACAGCATCTGAGCACCTCGAGGAGGAAAACGAGGCTGATGAGTATAAAACTGGTAAAAGCAATGAGACTGAGCATAATTCTGCTATTGCATAATTCTGTATTGCAGAACAGCCATAGCAGTGTTTACAGAAATTGCACTCAGTGTTaatttatgcatatatttatttgtaatttagAAAATGGATGGCTATTCATACTTTAAATTTTTGTTCAAAGACAAGGATACGTGGTTGTACAGCAGTTTTACGGAGCAGTAATGCATTAGACAGTTATacaaccattttctttttaaagttccAGAGTACTCTGCAAAGATTAATAccttacttttcttttagtaggccatgaaaaaataagtgtttcagAATCATCTTCAgatatcaaaaaaaataaaggaaaaggatttgAAAATCTCCACTACAGGAAAGCCAAGTTGCCATTAATTCTGGAAGGAAATTccattaagaaagaaaatacagctacTAGAGTCTCTGAAGCTGTcaatgctgcagctgaagaTGGCATCTCACAACATGAAGATAAGCCAGACCAGCAAATCCCATGGCAGAAGGAATTAGTGGAAACAGCTACATCATGTGTCAGTACTAGTAATTTGACTAGTGGGGTTAAACGCTCCTGCTCAGTGAATGTATTAGAAGATGTATCTTTAACCAAAATGGCTAAAGCGGAGCTGGGGCCTCTTCATGACCCAATAGCAAAACACATCAGTAAGGCAGACACAGAGGAATGCGCAGGTGGTAGGAAAAGTGATCCCCCCTGGCAAAATGAGCAAGCATCTACAGGTCAGTATGCCACAAACTTAGCAGAATCTGTTCTGCAAGATGCATTCATCAGACTGTCACAGTCTCAACCCACTTTTAATGAGGAGGCTGCAGTCAGCATCTCTGTAGGGAGCTCCTGCAAGTCAGAAGATGTGTCTGCTGCCCGATCATGGAATGAGCTTCCAAAGATCGTCATAGTGCAAAGTCCAGACAGCTGTGAGAATGTGTCTGACTGGCCAGGGTCTGCCTTCCCAAACGTGTGCCACTGGACTGAATCAGAAAGTTCTGCTGAAGTTTCAGATTCCTTCGAGGAAGAACATTCAAATGGGCAAAGCCAGAGTGCGCTGGAGATGGCCCTGGCGTGTGCAGCGACTGTTATTGGAACCATCTCAAGTCCCCAGGCTGCAGAAAAGTTCAGACAGGACCAAGAAGCCACAGACTCCAAAAATGGAGCAGCAGATAATGAAGAGACACATACAGCATCTTCACAGCTACTTGAGGATTGTGCTGGTACAGAATACTCGTTTCCATCTGCGCTGTGTGGCATGACTCAGGTAGCAAGTGCTGTAGCAGTCTGTGGACTGGGGGAAGCAAAGGAAGAGAAGTACCCTGCAACTTCGAGTGgtctgctgtctgcagctcaGAGTTCTGCAGCCATTACTCTTCATTGCAGCATAGCTGTAGGAAGCAGCATGGAGAAGCTGAATGATAGCATTGCAGAGGCACTTCTCAAAGAGGCATCAACAATTTTGACAAAACCCAATACATACAAAAACGTAGGGCATTTTATGGAATCCATAAATGGAAGAATTATTGAAACAGCAGCAAGGCCACAGATTCCACACTCTGATGGAGTAATCAGGGATGAACTTGCACAAAACTTATCTAATATTATTCTACGTCATTCTATCGAAGAGGTTAGGAAGAAGAGACAGCTACAGCCCCGTTCAGAAAACAGCTCAAATACACAAGACATTTTCATGGAGACTGCAAATGAGTTGCTTTTTAATGTGATATATTTCACTTGCAAGAAGATGAATGACATAAGACAAGTTGAAGAGTGttctcctctgttttctgaCAGCCCAAAAGCCAAGAAAGTAACAAGAGTAGAAGGATGGCCAACACAGGCAACGGCACAAGAAGCATCACACAGACCCCTTGATCATTCTGCTGCTAAGCCATTTGGTACATGCTACAGTGCTAGCAAAGAACTTGGAAATGGTACAGGCACTAGGAAAACTAACATGAGAGATGTAAATAGCAAGGAAAGTGCCACACTGAATTCAGAACTAAGTAGAGCCACTGGGCATAATGGGCTTGTTGCAAAAACTTCTCCCAAGAAAAGATACCTGAAAAGAACCACACGAGACTGTTACAAATCCCCAAGTCAAAGTCAGGGTAACaatcagaagaagaaagaatacgGATCATTTtcagacagagaaaacagctttgcaaaCAATGAATGCAGGCATGGCGTTCAAGAACAACAGTCTTCCAATGCCGCTGTGAATGCAGATAACAAGGTGAAGCGTAAGAGTGATGCTGTGCTAAATGATGAAGTCCAAGTTAGTTTATCTTTGTTAGGAAGCCATGTCCTGCTTCCTTCTCAGCCTGTGCTCCAGGTGAAACATTCAAGGGACAAATACTGTATAACAGATTTTGCAGAAGAATTGGCAGAAACAGTGGTCTCTATGGCAACCGAAATAGCTGCCATTTGTCTTGAAAACTCAAATGGAAAGCAACCCTGGTTCTGTGCATGGAAGAGAGGCAATGAATATCTGGTGACCCAGAGTTTGTCATGCAGAaccatgaagaggaaaaaggaaacccATGCTAATAGCTCAGTTGTTCGGAAGCACAGGGCACCTAGACTCAGCGAGATCAAAAGAAAGACAGATGAGCATCCTGAGCTAAAGGAAAAGTTGATGAATCGGGTAGTAGATGAATCTATAAACCTTGAGGATGCACCAGATTCTGTCAATATCTTTGCAAATGAAGTGGCTGCAAAGATCATGAACCTCACTGAACTCTCCATGGTTGATAGCATCTGGCAAGGTCCAAACCACCCCAGGAACAGGCTGCACTGTGACAGATGGAGCCGAGCCAAGGCCTCAAGCTGCGAGAGCATCCCAGAGGAGGATGCTGATTCCAAAGCCTCTGTCCATACCTTAGGCCTAATGAACACCTTGGGGCAATCGATGAGCCAGACAAGTTCTGTCTCAAAGCAGTCTAGCTGTGAAAGCATTACAGATGAATTTTCAAGATTTATGGTGAACCagatggaaaatgaaggaagaggCTTTGATTTATTACTGGATTActatgcaggaaaaaatgcaaacaacatCTTAACTTCTGCTTTGCAACAAGTAGCCATGAAAAATGGTCACCTTAACGTAAGACCAAGTTGCCCATCCAAACAGTCCAGCACAGAAAGCATAACAGAAGAATTTTATAGGTATATGCTACgagaaatagaaaaggaaaacaaagataacCTATCTTCCCCTCGAAATTCAAAGGACTGGTGTGGCAGTTTGCTACCACCCTCTCTACGATCACCTTTTTGCTTCAGACAATCCTCAATGCCTGACACCAGATCATCCAGCTCTAGACTAACAGTTAACATCCCAGTCAAGGCAAATTCATTAGATGGATTTGCCCAGCATCACCGGGATTCCTTAAGCGTGCAGCCAGTCAGTACTGTGGCTTCTTCAGGTCTTTGCAAGTCTGATTCCTGCCTGTACCAAAGATGCAAGACTGACCAGATCACTGATATGTTGATTCACGAGACGTGGGCGAGTTCTATTGAATCTCTAATGCGCAAGAACAAAATCATAGCAGATGAGGCAGAGGTTGCAGAGGCAGATCGCTTTCACAGTGATTCCCCACCACATGTGGAACAATATGCAAACAGACTGGCTGCAAATATTGTTGAAAGTGGTAAAAGTTTAATAGTTGTCCAGCAGGATTCCTTTGATTCTACGAGCCAAGATCATATGCTGGAAAGCAAATATCCCCAAAACGCAACTCAGAttcaaacaaaacccaaaagagATGGAATAAATTTGGATGAGCAAAAAGAGAAGATGATGAACCCTGGATGCCTCCCTGCAGGTCAGCACAGGGAAGTGCCTTTAATTCAGATAGAAACTGATCAACGAGATGAGCCAGATAAAGACTCTGAGTCCTTAACTTCACATGACTCTTCTGGAAAGGAGCAAAGCAGTGAAAAACCTCCAGAAGCTTATGCTGGGAAGCACACGGTTTCCAGTTCCTTACTGAATAGGTAGGTGATAAAGAGAAAATCAGCTTATTGTTTCGGTGTTTAATTTCCCAGTAAACATTATTTTGATGAAGGgagaagatgaagaggaaaCCACTTTTGGAGAAATAAACAGGATAGATTATCACTACAGGTTTCTAACTACATAAAACCACCAAATTATACATCACAGTACTGGTCTGTGGAACAAACTTTTGTTAAATATTACAGTATTATGGTTCTAAGTTTCAAATCCAATACCACACAGACAAGTAAATTTTCCCTTTAACACTAGGTCTTCCATAGTCAAGAAAGGAGAGATGGACAAAGTGTGAATTTTCATTTAGCACTGGCTGAGATctcaatggaaaaataaaaatcagaattagtATAAAACAGAAGATAGAATTTGAGCTGTAGTTCTCTCCTGTGCTTGCTTATGTACCTGATGTTTTGTGTACTTGGAAACAAGACCAGGCTTCCAAAAGCTTGAGGTTCAGCTTTGTGTTTACAGTCTGGAAGAACAagtaatacatatttttagtgGAAAGggagaataaattaaaagcaccCCTCAACTACTTGAGTTCAACCTCTAGGCAGAATTCAGATAGAGAAGAGAATAAAGTTTCATTTGGTGGAGTTTATACCACAGCCTCACACCCTCTCCTTGCAGCTGCACTCCTTTTGTTGAGGAATCTACACTTTGGTTAAGGCAAAGTGTAAGCCCTGCTGTGCGAGAGTGTAGTGCAAGCACAGAGGATTGCTGTGGATGTTAGGAGGTTAAGAGCAAAGCTCTCTCAAGGAATTGCCTATTTTTAACTATACTTCTTAATCATATCTGTTACTTTAATGGTGTCTAAGCTGCCAATCACTTGGAGGATTGCAGCACTCCATTATCTCAGAGTGCTAGAAAGAGTGCAGATGCTTGTGTTCGAAACCATTTTGTAGCTCATTTTATGCTAggcagtgctgtgttttggcttTTGACAAAGCTCTGCTGGAAGCGAGAAAGCATGCACTTCCCTGTGTACAGTAGCAATTAGGTGGATAATTACTATAGTCTCTCTATTTTGTGCTGACTCTCCCCCACTAACCTTCCTCTTCCTTAGAACGCAACCTGCTTTTAATAAGATACATTTAGAAATCTATTTGGAATCTTGACTGTTTggaaataaagttattttctgcagagcttATGAGCCCTTTCATAacagcttttcctctgcatttgaTGCAGAGTTCTCCAAGTGGCTATTGAAAGTTTAAAGTCATAGGATTGGTAGAGCAGAATTAGTACCCAGAGGCTACACCTAtattagcatttttctttggcaaTGCCTTGCAGTTCTGAACCAACTCATCCCCATTTCTATGCATCAGCTCTGTGTGCCGCATGCAAAGCAGATTCCCTTGGGAGGAAAGTCAACGAGAAGCTGTGCTGCAAGTGGGGACCAGGTGTGCTCGTCCCCAACCTAGGAAGGGGGAGCAAGGTGATTCTTCATGTGGGTTTGAACCACTTGTGGCAGGGCCATCTGGACCAAGTCTAGGCTGAAGTAAAAACCCTGACACATGTAACAGATAAACAAGCGTCAGCACCGCTTGCTGTGATCCACTGAACTACTATTGCATGCAGTCACTTGGCAGAATTGGTACAGGCACGCAGGACTCCAGGCAAAATACCAAGCAGACGTATAGTCATTATCAAAAAGCATCACTGGTTTGTCACGTAAGTGCATAATGAAGCAAAGGAACCCAAAGTGCTCCCATAAGATTGCtacccaaaaaaaaatctgttatattTTGGGCTTTATATTGGATGCTACCTGGCTTGTATTAAAACAGCTTCTGGATAGCACCACTACCCTGCTACCCAGCTGCTCAGGATGATGAGTTTCATACCCAAGAGGTCAGAGATGACAGTTTGGGATATTTGACAGATGTTGATGACTGCCTCATAGTTCAAAGGCCCTCAGGCAAATACATCACCTTTCTCTCTGCATAGGAggctgcctctctctctctaacATTCAGCGTTAGCACAGCAACTTCTCAATTTTCCCCAGAGTGAGAGCACAGCACATGGAGATATCCACAGTGATTTTATCTCAGTATATTCTTAATCAAGTTAGTTACTTGGGGACAATAGAATTTGGGGGTTGATCTCTTGCTCTAACCAAATTCAGGATGCCTCAGCCATACCTACAGATAAAAGCCTGGAGAAATTCTCACTTTCAGAGAGGTCCTCCAGAGAGTTGCAAGTgcatgactttaaaaaaataaataaaaaataaatcacagaattgcaaaTGCAGACCATCCAGTAAATATTAACAAAACTACAGCTTTGCTTTAACTGTTACTCTGTTGCGGCAGCAATTAACTCTTTCTGATCACCCAGAAAGAGGTGGCATTTTTTATTCTATACTTTTCTGCCTGCATAGCAAAAGTCCCTTGGTAAATCTCACAATGCCCAGTTTGCCTGCAAAAAGGTACCTTAACTAtagtttttattcttcatttgtATATATACAACAGATATACACACACGCACGCATGTGTGGCGCATCTCAAGTATGAAGAATTATAAAGCGTTTTTTCTGAACCCTGCATTCTCCCAAATCAATCTGGTTTCTACCTACTGCATACTTACTAAgggaaagaattattttatccATTCCCGAACCAAAGCAACAAAGCTCTTAAGAAACACAGCAGGCTACAAGTCATTGGTGATCCACAACCCACAATACTTTCCTACTTCTACTTCTAGACCTTTCTTCAATCTACACTGTTCACAGGGTAGAAGAGCTGGAGGCTTGCTTGTATGATAGGGTGATCCATGCAAGGGTATGTGAGTGTGGATATCTGTAGGAGTCGGTTCTGCTAAGAAAAGAAGTGTGAAATGTCATAGACTCGCTACAGAACGCACAGCTATACTTGTAGGAAAAACTCTAAGCATATCACCTTAGAAGAATTTTCTTCCAGCAACGTGCAGTTAAGGAAGTGGGTATGGTTTAAGTGTGTTTATGTAACTAGTCAGTGGAGCACGTTGTGGTCTCATGTGATggaaggtatttatttttttaaaaaacttgctAACTTGCTATAAATGATATATCTGAATGTTGTAGGccttttctgtgttgctttaaaatagctggctttgtttgaaatgcattcagtaaaagttttctgaaaatttctcctgcattaaaataaagcaaagtgCATTTCAAGCAATTCAGAAAAACgtacacaaaacagaaatgagagacCTTTAGAAAGTAGCATTGTCAGTGAAGATGCTGCACAACGTGTTGGTATTTTTCATGTCAGGTTGAGTTAGGtttacaacaaaaaaataccacgGTAGAACGCACTCATTCTCCAATCTGGGATCCTGCACAGCTCAGATAGGAACTAGATGTATCTGATTTCATCTTGTTATTTCACTTCTAGATAGGATAATGTTGTCTTCTTCTGTTCTTATACTCTATTATAACAATTTTGACCTTCTTATATATATGCCATGCATTTCTACTTCTTGATTTAACACTACTGTCATACACCAGAAACTGGAGAAATCTGAAcatacagattaaaaacaatctGTACAGAACTCAAAATGCTCTATCTCTTCATTGTTAAGAATTACTACTGGCATTAGAAGAGCAGGCAAAGATAATTTTTGATCCAGATTTTATTCTCGATTACCTCCCCTAGCTAGAAAACGTTCACATACACATGTAACATACCTAACTATAATCAATGGTCCAATAAGAATAAAAGATCACATTAAGCAAGCAGAAAACCTTGTCAAGAAACTTTTTCACCCACCACCAGGACAGGAATTTAGTGCCTATATGTAGCTCCACCTATGCTGTCATTCTGCACTAATATTTATCCCGTATTTCAACCACTCCTTGACCAAAGTACATTAAGCAATAGACCTATGCAGCAAGCAGTTCTTTTTGTACAAGTTAAGCATTTTCTATGCATATTTCCACATAAggcttattttgctttgtatttgtttacaGCACCCACAGGAAGACCATTTTTAAAGAGCATCCCAGACCATATGTTGAACTAGTCTTCTCATATGAGATTATAAGTCTGTCCAGTTTCTTGTACCTGTACAGTTTGTGCATCTCAGTTAACTTTAATGAGTAGCATTGCCTGAAGATTTGCAGTAGTAGCTTGTTTGCCTATATTACAATTATCAATATGCCTTCCTTATCATCCTACCAGCAAGAATGCTCAGAGCAGACTAGATGCTGAAGTCCCAGGAGAGACAAAAACAGCGGAAGAATTTCCAAACCATCTCAGCAGCAGTGAAGAAAGCACTGGGAGCTGGTCCCAGCTGGCCAACGATGAGGACAATCCAGATGACACAAGTAGCTACTTACAACTCAGTGAACGATCCCTGAGGTACCGGTATTGTCTGTTCTCAGTATACATAATGGTTTGGTCAACTAAGCATATGACTTAATAACCAGATGTTGGCAATGAGGGGCGATAACTCAAGATTGAGAACATTGTAAAGAAAGCCTAGTGACAgttcatctcattttaaaaataaattaaaaaataaagaaagccaCATCCTCCTTTTCTGCCAGATCTTTGTTTTGGTGAGCAGTTGCTTTCATGGCCTGGATGTGCTTCGTTGTCCCATGCAAGTGCCCCAGTCCTACAGTGAAAGGGCTGTCAGACAAGCTAATTGCTACgatctttgctttgctttatttgctACTGTTTCCAAAACAATTACATCATCTTAGCCAAAACTGATGAGACTGCTATTCCCACCAGGTATCTGTATAATGAGAGCACAGATAGCACCCTGATCAATTTAGACTAGCATAGGGAAGCAGATCAACAAAGGATGGCTAAGTTTGCCCCTAGTATGCATAAATTCCAGTGTTCCCACTGCATTGTGCCACTTCGTCTTCCTACTCTAGACAAGACATGTTTAAAGGTGTTACCAAGCCCTTAGAGTATGTATAAACAAATGTTAGTTTGCAGCCCTTTCACAACTTCAAATTGAGCAagattttttcttacattttttcaaggtgtttttttttttcattttttttttcttaaatctgatcttaaatcagatttttaaaaatattgtcaagTAATTACTTCTTTCTCTTGGGTATTAAGACAGGAAGGGAAGACTATAGCAACAAAGCAGGTAAAAGAGTCTGTCAGAGAGCACTGTTGGCTCACTGAAAGAAAACGGGTGAACGTTCATCTAACTGTTGTAGTATCAACCCTTAAAGTTTCTGGTATAGGAGAGCTAATACATTGTGCCATTTGGCTCTGCATTGGAACTGAAATTGTCTCTGAAGTCTGAATGCATGGCATACTGACCTTGATTCAGAAAAAACTATTACAGCTGTGTAAACATTCACTGTCAAGCATGTAGCACTGTTATAAAGTGAACAGGtactattttttccaaatattcttAGGTTTTATACTTCATCCTTTTGAAGCAGCCAAAGAATACTTCAAGGCATTAATGGTTCCAATGAGCATTGGCTTTTTAACTAAAGTCTCAGTCTTTCAGAGTAGCCAGAAGCATCAGGGACCATCACTCCATCTGGGGCACCCTCAGATCCCTGAGGGTAGGTAGGGTAGGACACAATATGCTGAAACTGCTGCTGGTTACAGGCATGGAGTCAGCCAACAGGTAAGCAGTACGATAGGCAACCTCAGggtatgtgtatatatacatacatatacacataccTCTCTCTGTATACACAGACGCACAAACCTTGGTTTAACTCAACACATTCTGAATCTGTATCTGAGTATCTGAATCTCTGCAGGTTTTTCCAGGACATGTCTATGCTTGGTAATCTTTCTTTTCAAGGACACATGcagattgtttttctgcttgagACCAAATGTTCATTGCATAAGCCATTCACAAGAAGACAgtctatgatttttttcagttcacagCATCACTTGATACATGATCTGCCTAGCgctattttaatacaaaactcATTATTTTGAGCAGATTAGTGTGCTGCATTCTGGGAAACACTTGCTGAGCACAGCTGATTTTGTGGAACTCTGCATAACAGGGGACTGCCTCCTCACTTTacttgtacagaaaaaaaaatgtatggagACGTGTTCAGTGCAGCTTGGCACTAATATTTAAACTTTTGCTTTGTTAGCAATGGCAACAGCAGTACAACTAGCAGTCTTGGCATTATGGACCTGGAAATTTATCAGGAGAACATGCCATCTTCTCCTATGATTAAGTAAGTAGTCACTGAAGTGAGATTTGATGTTCAGTCTAATTTTAACCGCAAATCATTTACACCATCTAAAATGCGCCAAGCCCTGCTTTGCACCTGCTGCTTAGCCTGCCCTTAGTTTCAGCAAAGCTCACAAGTAGGTGTCTGTACAGTGTGACAGCATTAGATGGTGAAAAGTTACAGGAAATCCCACCCAGGTGGACCTCTTGAGAATATGGATCCAACTGTTCTGCCTAGAAGACAGCCTTCTGAGCATCCATTTCACATTGCGTGAACTTTCTTCTCTGAGAAATTTCAAATATTACTAAAACTTTAATGTAAGAGCAAGTAAGATCAAGCAAATAAAGATcaattaaagttaaaaaaaaaaaaaaaaacatggcattACTATAATAATTTGGCTTAAGTTATGTCTTAAGTATTGTTTCAGGGTGTGTTTCTATTGAGCACACAATATAATTGTCAAGAGATGTGTAAGAATTTGCCTAAAGATGCTGGTACCCTGAAACGTGGTATGTAACCAGTCAGCTGGTGAATGCCACGATGAAGACAGGGCACGGCCACTGCAGAAGACTACGTACGGACTGTACATCACATATTGAACATGGAAACTTTGTGAAGTCAGTTATATCAGAAGACCTTTACAGCCCATTACCAGGCTATTCTACAACAAACCATCCTGCTTTTGAGAAGCTCTTTTTTTGTCAGAAACCCAGGCATTCATATTTCTGTAGAGCTGCATGCATTCCCTCTGGATCAGGACACTAACCTTGTTAAAAGATTTCCATCTTAGCAGTAGGCAGCAATACCTCCTACACACCTTTCTTAAGGTCACCCCTTTCCCatacttttccaaagattaaaGTGATAAACTTCTGACTCCTCATTAGCTTTCAGTGGCTATTCACAGGTGTTAGCCAACAGGCACAAGATCCTGGCAGGACAGATGTTGGGGAACACAGCACCACCACTCAGGACAGCTCGTCCTTCCACAAATCAAAGTCAAGGCTCAGAATACATCTGCTGTTCAAACAGAACACTGGTAAAATAGAATCTGATGGAAGGGACGTTATTAGGCCCCTGTGATTCTGTCATGACAAACCATAGACTGCATACTGCCATGTTATTCTTTCACATCTCGCAGTAACCACTACACAAGCGTGTGTATAAGCTTGGTCCTTTGAAGCCTTGGGGGAGATGCTGAAAGCCTGTGAAAGAGGGTGGTAAGGGTAGCGTCCTCCCGTGTGGGAAACAAAGTCTTGCAGTCCTTGGTTGAGGACAGGAGAGTCTGGAAACACCTCAGTGCTCTCTCTCCAGTACTGAAGAAGTGGCTGCTGTAACTAACATCAGACATGAATTCACAGGTTCCTGCCACATGTATGAGAGCATGGACATTATGTTCAGAAATGGAAGCTGAAGCAGTGAAAACATAGCCAGGGTTTGTAGTTTAATGGGAAAAATGGAACATAAGAAGTGAAGTCTTTTGAAATTTTTGCAATGTGTAAGCAGAATTTGGTTATCCAAACAGCTAATCTATTTGAGAACAGCAGTAGGTGAAGACATTGATAGCTGTTTGCGTTTAGCTATGAAAAATACTTACACTGTTAATAAATAATAGTTAATATGAATTAATAAAACTAGAAAGCAAGACTGAAAAAAGTTCACCCAACAACTATAGAACTGCAAAATGCAGACATTGGAAATTCAGTATTTCCCCCATGGTTACAAGACCTGCTGCGTCTTACCATAATGTCATTCTTTGTCATTACGTAAACCGCAAAGATACACGGATGAAACGTAACACACAGTGCAACTGGTACAAGTACTTCATCATACCACAGGAATAACACTGCAATTCCCATGGCTTTTCCTGATTTACAGATTAAGTTACTGTAATATATTcagtcttttattattttatcctgtttaacatttttcttgcagttttctaGGTCTTACATTGGGGGAGAAGTTTGTCCATCATGATGCGGTGTTGTAGACTGTTCCTAAATATCACTAATga containing:
- the SPHKAP gene encoding A-kinase anchor protein SPHKAP isoform X4, whose product is MAGRPPPSNFESPLMQEVPEHQGNSTDSSGSSLGSSVTACKKILCSNSLLESTDYWLQNQRTPCQIGFLEDKSESNCASVCFVNLDANRDDCSDEQMQQKLISVSPNLPKLISSMNVQPPKENEIVLLSGLTSGNLQADYEVPQCPWLADVCLVQCARGDRKNSASCIIFEINKFLIGLELVQERQLQIEAHVSKPEDDTNCSVSSIEEDFLTASEHLEEENEADEYKTVGHEKISVSESSSDIKKNKGKGFENLHYRKAKLPLILEGNSIKKENTATRVSEAVNAAAEDGISQHEDKPDQQIPWQKELVETATSCVSTSNLTSGVKRSCSVNVLEDVSLTKMAKAELGPLHDPIAKHISKADTEECAGGRKSDPPWQNEQASTGQYATNLAESVLQDAFIRLSQSQPTFNEEAAVSISVGSSCKSEDVSAARSWNELPKIVIVQSPDSCENVSDWPGSAFPNVCHWTESESSAEVSDSFEEEHSNGQSQSALEMALACAATVIGTISSPQAAEKFRQDQEATDSKNGAADNEETHTASSQLLEDCAGTEYSFPSALCGMTQVASAVAVCGLGEAKEEKYPATSSGLLSAAQSSAAITLHCSIAVGSSMEKLNDSIAEALLKEASTILTKPNTYKNVGHFMESINGRIIETAARPQIPHSDGVIRDELAQNLSNIILRHSIEEVRKKRQLQPRSENSSNTQDIFMETANELLFNVIYFTCKKMNDIRQVEECSPLFSDSPKAKKVTRVEGWPTQATAQEASHRPLDHSAAKPFGTCYSASKELGNGTGTRKTNMRDVNSKESATLNSELSRATGHNGLVAKTSPKKRYLKRTTRDCYKSPSQSQGNNQKKKEYGSFSDRENSFANNECRHGVQEQQSSNAAVNADNKVKRKSDAVLNDEVQVSLSLLGSHVLLPSQPVLQVKHSRDKYCITDFAEELAETVVSMATEIAAICLENSNGKQPWFCAWKRGNEYLVTQSLSCRTMKRKKETHANSSVVRKHRAPRLSEIKRKTDEHPELKEKLMNRVVDESINLEDAPDSVNIFANEVAAKIMNLTELSMVDSIWQGPNHPRNRLHCDRWSRAKASSCESIPEEDADSKASVHTLGLMNTLGQSMSQTSSVSKQSSCESITDEFSRFMVNQMENEGRGFDLLLDYYAGKNANNILTSALQQVAMKNGHLNVRPSCPSKQSSTESITEEFYRYMLREIEKENKDNLSSPRNSKDWCGSLLPPSLRSPFCFRQSSMPDTRSSSSRLTVNIPVKANSLDGFAQHHRDSLSVQPVSTVASSGLCKSDSCLYQRCKTDQITDMLIHETWASSIESLMRKNKIIADEAEVAEADRFHSDSPPHVEQYANRLAANIVESGKSLIVVQQDSFDSTSQDHMLESKYPQNATQIQTKPKRDGINLDEQKEKMMNPGCLPAGQHREVPLIQIETDQRDEPDKDSESLTSHDSSGKEQSSEKPPEAYAGKHTVSSSLLNSKNAQSRLDAEVPGETKTAEEFPNHLSSSEESTGSWSQLANDEDNPDDTSSYLQLSERSLSNGNSSTTSSLGIMDLEIYQENMPSSPMINELVEEKVFLKEQTENTEESTSGLSVGTANCQKDLLVINFDLEPECPDAELRATLQWIAASELGIPTIYFKKSQENRIEKFLDVVQLVQRKSWKVGDIFHAVVQYCKLSEEGREMTPSLFDWLLELG